A window of Fusarium falciforme chromosome 1, complete sequence genomic DNA:
aggagtTTGGCGTAGGCGACGATTACTggttggaggatgaggagaatgATAGGAGGAAGCGACATGTCAGCCAACCTTCAGGGGCAGAGTCTCAGCCTTCAGAACCAGCACCGGCGCGGCCTGTGCAGAGACGACATGTCGGTGTCGTTTCGGACAGcagcgatgaggaggaccagGACTCTCAGAAATCATCGATACCCGCTACACGGACTCGTGGCACCCGAGGTACGGCGTCACAGTCTCAGAGCAACACGAGGAGTCAATCGTCCCGAGTCACAAGCCAGGGGAGCAAACGGGCCGCGGCAGAGCCGCCAGCAGGGGGACAGCAGCCTCCGAAGCGGGTGCGGCCAACTCGCAGTAGGGTTGTCGAGATTGCCGATAGCGACGACAGTGACGATGAGCTCAAGTTCAGGTTCGGAAAGAGGCGGTAAAATATCATATCGTTCTCTATGCAGCAGGGGTATCTCTCTAGCTAGTGTACATCTATGTGTTCCAAAGGGGTGGCAGCTATAGGGCAACAAGGATGGTTTACGGCATTCCAAGATAAACTACCACCGTGATCCATGTGTACCCTCGAGTCTATGTTCGTTAAGTCGCTTGTGTAAACGCATGCTGTAAGTAAATCTAATCCATGCCATCCATTTGGCTTTCAACGCCTTCGGATTCCTCGACGAGCAATCCCACAAGACAAGCAGACAGCATTGTCTCATAGTTGACCCAGGGGTGAATCTCACCAAACAACTTGGTACCATCACGGCCAGCACCGCGCAACAGCTCCGGGACACCACCAGGATGGAAGTCAGCGTAGGGCGTAATGTTGTACACCTTGCCATTGAGAGCCATCCAAGCGTCCTTGCCCTTACGGCCGGTCTGGACCTTCAGCATGGAGGGTGTGACACGAAGATACGGAGTTGATGGGTCAACGCCGCGGAGGTCAGAGTTGGGGCCAGAGATGCGAGCCCAGTCCAGAGGAGAGTGGCCAGGCGTAAGAAGGACCTTTCGGCTGGGCTTGGAAGGCTTGGAGGAGTGAGTTGGTGGCGGGGCGAGGCCGGAGCTGGCAGGACCGCGATTAGGAACAGGTCCCCGAGCACGTTGGGCCGAGTTCGGGGCAGGAAACTGGGCGAGAGACGGAAGGCGGCCGGAAGACGATGAAGTTGAGGAAGAGACGCGGTTGATGGGTGTTGCGGAGGATGGCATGGGAGGAAGTCGTCCTGGGCGCGGAGGAGGTGGCATCATGGACGGGCCCAAGGACGGAGCGGCGATGGAGGGGGCGGGGCCGCGAACGGTGGGGTTCCGGGGCGGAGCGGGGTGGGAGCTAGGCGCCGGGGCAGCATTGTCGAGTGAAAAGGTGGGTACGGGAAGGGAGGGAGGATCGGAGACGGCAGTAGCCTTGGGAGTGGTTTGCTCATCAGGCTCAGCGatggttggaggaggaggttgcgaGACGATCTTTGGCAGTGGGGGTGGAGGCATAGAAGCGGTATCGTGCTTGGCGGGCTGAGACTGCTGTGAGGAACTGGCGACGAGGCCCTGACCGAGAGGCTGGTGGAGGCGGTCAGGGTCAGACGAAGAAGCTCGAGTGGTACGGTCGACAGGCTTGTCGGCCGGATCAGTCCGGGTGCGGAGGGCCGGTTCCACCTCGTGATCCAACGACACCAGGACACGGGGCCCAGGGCTTGCGCTAGGCCCCATATCAGAGCCAGAGTCAGCATCGGCCGTCGAGGGATCGGTCTTGCTGTCCGTGATAGTGGCAGGAGGGCTGCCTCTCCATCGCAGGAGGATCTGCAAGGGCGAAGGGATCCATGACGGCGGTCGCACGAGGACCCAGACGACCGAGGCGACAATCAGCGATATCCCTATGACGCCCATGACGACACGAAGACACCGCGAATCTGAATGAGCAGCGAAACAGAGATTTCCTTCCCGAGAGCTTAGGGGCCTCGGGTCGCTGGGAAAAAAGGAAAATCGATAGGCGAAGGGCTATGGGAGAGCCCTGGCGAacgggagggagagggaggggagTGGGTTGTGGACAGGTTATTGCAGAATCATCGAGCcaccaaagaagaaaagtGCCAGGTTTTTTCTGTCAGCGGGACAAGGAAAAAGCAGAGAGAGCGAGGAAGACAAAGAGACGGAAGAGCTGAAGCgaagccttgccttgccaaACAAGGGATCGTGATTGGTCAGCATGGATATTTTTCGGGCTCTGCATTTTGTGCGCGTGCCTAAGGCAAGTGAGCGAGCTGCGAGCACATCATGGGCGGTGCTTTGCATGTGTTCGTGCTGCCCAATTGGGAAGGGTTGGAGTATTTTTGGTTCTGGCAAGgttgctgggctgggctgggcttcCATTGTTTAATTGAAGGGATTCTTgcctttctttttattcATTTTGTAATACTACGTAGTCCTGTCTCTCCGGCCATTCGGGACCGCTACTCTTGACCCCGCCGGCTGTTGCTTCTGTTGCTCTGTTTGTGGCGTTGCCCGTGTCATGCCACACGCGCGGCGATCGACTAGGGGGGACCCAAGCAGTTGTTCTGCTGCCCGTGTTTTTTTCCCTTCGGGACTGGACTGGGGTGTGTCCGTCCTTTTGTGCATGGGTTCGAGGGAGACCGGACGGCGAGGCGGAGAAGACGAGACCGCATGGGGCACTGACTGGACTGTGGGTTGGGGGCTGGCATGAAGATGTAATCAAGccaggatgacgatgagcgGGCTCGGCGCTGATGGTGAGCATTGAAGGTGTAGGAAAGGGAATTGGCTATTAATGATGGACGCAATGGGTCTCCTAGCTCGAGGAGAGGCCGCGTTAGAGACGTGAGTGTCAAAATAAACAAACATGCTCTGTAACATTTCCATCTCTTCATTGTGAATGGGATGAAAATGGGGGAATCTGTCTGATCTGATCCACAGGAGCTGGTGGTGTTTGGCATGTTCCAAGACGAACCAGCACCACTCATACGGGTCAATTCCAAAACACAACAGTCAGATGCCTGTGCTTTTTTGGACTCTGTAGCTGGGGAGAAACACCCATGATCAGGAAAcaaggccttgaccttggttaCAGAGGCCAAAAAGAAAAGCGGTAGAGAGACGGCTTGCTTCCatgctggcctggcctgggcgAGGCCGTCCGCTCCGTGTCGAGGAGAGCAAGGGTACGCCCATGCcatgatccatccattcactCTCTTGcccgcttcttcctctcccatACCTGTCTTCCCTCCCGTCCGCTTTTCGTGATTGACCGATTCTTCTCCTTCCTCACTCTCCTCCTTTCTCGCCTCCCTCTGACACAAAGAACTCGTGACGCTTATTGTTTTGTTTTTTGGTTGATTGTTACGACGCACGTTCTTGGCTTCATTTCCTCTTTGCTGCTCTGTATGCGACTCATCAAAAGGCACTGCTGATAGTGCAGAatttctcctctctttcccCTCTCGCCTGCAGCAAGAAGAATCCATCGATACCCAAGCCACCAGCCCGACTCATATCGATTACCGTGCCCCCCGCTTTCACACAGCTTTTTCTCGTCGAGAGAACAGGTGTGTGTCAGTATTTGTTTACTCGGAGGGTGCCCACTGGGTGTTCAGCGAAGTCCACTGTGCTTCAGCGCTCCAAGCTCCCTGTGGCTTTGACCCTCCAGCGGTGGCCCCCCTTAACCTAAAATTTGGTGCCGCCCGAACCATGCCGGCCAACCAGTAACAATTTAGCGCCTGGTCCCGTCCACGTCCATCACTGCCCGACTGCCCGTCACCCACCCACCCGTCCGTCTCTGTCTGGTCTGCTGCAGTCGAGACTCCCCCGACTCCAGCCAGACACTGTCTCTGTCAGAATGCGCAccctcaacaacatcaactccTCCTTCGACTCCTCCTCGCGAACCTCCACCACCGGCCTCGCCGCTCGCCGCTCAGCCAAGCCCGTCCCTATAGCTACCTCGGCATCCGCGAACAAGCTCGTCGCCTCGTCCAAGCCGCTGCCTCGGACTCCTACGACGAACAAGCTGCCAGCTCAGGCTCGCCCTCGATTTCAGTCCTCCGCCTCTTCCACCACCTCGGTCGCCCGCTCTTCCACAGCAACCACCATTAGCTACCACGGCCCGAAGCAACATGTCCTCGCCCTAACCGCCACAAAAACTTCGACTCGCTCTACCCCGTCGAGTTCCGTTACGCCCAAGATGCCCCCTGGTGGTGACTCGAGGCCCCGGCCCCCGCAGCTGAGTGCAGCTGCTGCGAAGAATGTCGGCCGCACGCCCCTGACGCCCAAAATTGCTTCCAGTGCAAAGGGTCCCTCGATTGCTGCACCTCTGGCCCGGAGATCGACCCAGGGCTTGCCCTCCGGGCTCCCTTATCGAGACGACACCGCCTCGCCCTCGGTCTACCTAACAAGCAGCGTAACACCCCGGTCCGGCAGTCGTTCAAGCCGTGCCGCCGAGAGCAACCATACCACTCCGAACGGCACCCCGAACCCggatcgagatggatgggatccTCGAGCTTCCTTGACATCGTCGTCAGGAAGACCATCACTGACTCGATCTGATTCTCCCGCTGACCCCGACTCGAAATTTTTCCGTGCCAGTGATGTCCAAGGAACTTCACAGTCGTCTGGTCGACCCTCGACCGGCACACACAGGCACTCGTCCACCTTCTTATACGCCAGTGGCAGCAACGCCGAGTCCAAGAGGACCATGAGCCCTCCCGCCACATCGCCATTTACACCAATTCTTAGCAGCACACCCGAACCCACGCCCTCCAAGTTCTTTTATGCCAATGGTGCACCTGACCTCAAGCCCAGTGGTCAGAACTCGGGACCTTCGTCGACAAACTCATCTACTTCTAGACTTCAATCTGGACGACCGAGCACAGGCAACTCGGCATCTGGACACTCGAACCACACATACTCCCTGCCTCCGAGGCCGCACTCACCTATCAAAATTGCCCAGCCAAACCCCTCGATCCTTAAAAATACCGGCACACCTGGTCTCAACAGCAGGCCCCAATTAGCCTCGGCAACCAACAtaacatcaccaacatcgcTAGCTCCCGCTGCAACCGTTAATCCCAAGAGAAGAGTCAGCATTGAATCCGCACCCAGGAAACTCCGCGGCCATGCAAGGACAGGGAGCGTCCCCAACTTTGACCCCTCTCACTCGCCTAGGATGCCCATGTCCCCGCCTCGGCTGCACTCAGAGCCCGCATCGCCTCCGAGGAGCCCTGGCTCAAGTCAGCCAGCCCTGACCATGGCATCAATTCTCCAAGTGGCCGAGGAACTCgccgatgaagaggaggcgCAGGATGATGAAGGATCACAGCCCGAAGTTCAGAGCCCAACTAAATCGACCAATTCTTCTGATCCCGTGAACGAGCTAGTGGCCAACGCACGGAGAGAACGCAAAGTTCAAGACTTGGAGATCACCAATGCCTCACTTGAAGCCATCAACCGAACCCTGGAGAGGCAGCTCCGAAAGCAAACCGCCGAGATTCGCAGGTACAAGCGATTGTCGAGAGCTGGTCATCTTTCTGCCGCTCCTTCAGCGACCTCTAGCCGAGTCCCGTCTGAAGTTTTGGCGGAACCCCCTGTCAGCCTTGCCCTTACTGATCTCAGCGAAGAGGACTCAGCACCCCCTtcggaagacgaggagcacGATTCACTGGACGACTCTGATATTTCAATGACTGATTCATTATCAGCCTCGGACGCTCTGGACCCTAATGATGAGAAGACTCTGGAAAAGGCGGCTGCCCGTCGACGACGGGATGAGCGTCGTCTACAGCTTGATCTGTCGAAGCATCGCGAACTACTCGTCGACAGCCAAAAGATCAACCAAAGTATCAAGCGATGTCTTAACTGGACTGAGATTCTCATCAAAGAGGGCCAGAAGGCGCTGGATTACAAGGTCCGCATCTGTGATGTTGACTTTGGTGGACATGTGCTTCCTCCCCCCAACGAAGAcggggacgaggacgaggatgacgacatcCTGACCCAGGGTGATGATCTGGACCTGGACACTGAAGATACTGGGCTTGAGCCACCGCTGCCCTGGGAGAAGAGCTCCCAGGATCGTGATAGTGGCATCGAGTTGCAAGCGGAAGGCAACTAATCTCGCCCAGGACGACAACACACTCTGAGTGCGGCCTTGCTCGGTCCCTCCCccaatatattaataccacCCACGATACGCGGCCGGGATGCTGCACACAACTCACCACTCCCGAATTCTCCTTTTCCATACAACTTTCAACATTTTTCTACACCAGCCGAGCCTCAGGGCATGACACACCGAAACAAACATCGTACATACGAACATTATGGGGAATAAACATGCATGGCATACACGGCGTTGGGCAAGCAAGCGATGCTTTTTTTCAACTTAAATCTCTTTCGTTTCATCTGCGTCGCATTCTTTTTGCTTCCCAGCGGCATGCATCGCTATGCACAAAAACTCCATCGAGAACCGTCTTCTTGCTCATACTTTTTTCCCCCACTATCTCAAAACACGGCGCGAATGGGAGAATACGGGGACGGCCTGGACACCACCTTTCATCGAGCCCTCATTCCGCAGggcttttcttcttttcattTGTCGCGGAATTTTTTTGgtccccccttttttttattcggTTCAGGATACATATGTATAACAGATACCCCGAGAGTGAGAGAGTTTTGGTGAGGTTTATAAAATCATTGGCGGGAAAGACAGCGAAGGGGTACAAGAGAGAGACTCAGTGAGACACAAGAGAgcgagaaagagagagagaattGCTATTTGGGATTCGGTATCTTGGGATCATGGTTTTTGTTATCCTCCTCGGTTGAGTGACGGAACAGGAGATCAAGTCAGGTAGCTAGGTACAAATGGGCAACAGATATCGCCAGATGATATCAAACATTCGACTTGACTTTGATTGCTTCGTGTGTTGCTCACTGTGTTTTCCTTTGGTCACATTGTTTCAGTAATAGATCAACTAGCAACTCTTGAGAGGATATATGGTCGTCAGATTTCATGAAAAAGGGGGGAATAGGGTCATGGGAATTATGTCTAAATCGTTTGCCGGCCGTCCTCGTCATTGCCACTCTATGCTATACCACCACGGCATCATCCCAACCAAAAACGTTCGTCTTCATTGGCGTGCACCTTGTCCAAGCATGCCCACCCAGGATTTCACACCTACCACTGCCCCTTGACTCTTTGGGCATCTTTTTCTTTGGTTCGACTGTTCTCTTCAAACTCAGGGGGAGGAAGGCTCCTTCTCTTTGCCGTGCTTGcgttccttcttcttcttgtgatcctcttccttcttcatgGCTGCTTCGGCGACAAGCTGCTCAAAGACGAGATAGTCACCCTCTTCTTCGGGTGAACGCTCAGCCTGTATAGCGCGTTAGTGATGAAATCGGTAAGAAAACAGGACGAAAACATACCTTCATAAAGATGTCACCAATGAGGACCAGAGCCTGGGCTCGCTCCAGCCGCTTGTTGAGAGGAACCTTCTTGTCGTTGAGGATGCTGTCACACACCTCACGCAGGACGCTCTGAATCTCAAACTTGCTTCCCCTCCAGGCCGCAGTGAGAATCTTTCCGGTGACGCGGCGCTCATATTCAGCACGCTTCTCCTCGGTCCAGTCCTCAccacccttctcctccatcttggccatgtcCTCCATGGTCTGCTGGGCATCGATGGCGCTGCTGATGGTGTTCCATGTCTCCTTGACGAGGGTTCCCTTGTCGCGGAGCCTGCTGAAGAAGCCGCCGATGCCGAGGAACTTCTGACTGCGCAGCAGAGTTGAAGCCTTGGACACATACGTCTGACCAATGGCGTGCAGGATGTCAATACCGAATGATTCCATCTTGAGGTTCTCCACCTCGAGGCGCATCTTTTCCTGGAAGGCCTTGGTGACGTCGTTGCCCTTGTCTGTCTCGGTCCACACGCTGAGGCGATCCTGGAGCTTGCGTGCGAGGGTATCGACACGCTCCTGTCGGATTCGGgccctctccttctcgtaAGCTGCCAGCTGCTCCCTCTGCTCCTTGCTCagacccttcttcttctccttgcgcttcagctcctcctctgtcAGTTCacccttggcagcctcatCGAGGAGGATATCCTCGTGGGACTTGTCGGCCAGGGCAGGTCGGAGGGGAATCTGGGTTCGGCTTcgggaggccgaggagggtgCGGGTGAGTTGGCATCGGatcgaggaagaggggaCTCGGTGCCCGAGGGGCCTGCGGCGGCAGCCGGGGGAGGAGTATAGGTAGGCTTTGTCTCTTTGTCGTCGGCAGCGGCCTCGGAGTATGGAGGGGGTGGTGggccagcttcttcctcagcagcggcggccttcttctcctctgccCTCTTCTCCTGGTCCTTCAtgctctccttcttggcctcttcaGTACCGGGGAAGTCCCCCTCGGCAGCCTGCGCGGCAGcctcggcggcagcggcctcttcctcctcctgcatCGTGATATCCATGGTCGCGGTGAGGTCCTTCATAAGGCTGATCTCGCCGATCCAGTCGACAAAGGCATCCCCGCCAAAGATGGAGCTGAAGAACTCGGCGGGGTCGGCGAAACCTTCCTGAGGTCTTGCGCTGTCCTTTCCGAACTTATCGTAGGCTTTCCGCAAGTCGGTGTCGGAGAGGACCTGGTAGGCCTCGCCGATGGCCTGGAATTTTTCATGTGCGGTGGGATCGTTGGGGTTTTTGTCTGAAGAGCAGCAAAGTTAGCTAGGTTAAATGCAACGGTCTGGAAGGTCGTATCATGGACAAACCTGGGTGGTGGACGATGGCCATCTTGCGATAGGCCTTCTTGATTTCCAGCTCGGTGGCTGTGGGCTGGACGCCCAAGGTGTCGTAGTAGGCGGTATCGACGACCATGATGGGCAGCTCTTCCGGGCTTCAGGTCGGTCAGGAGGGAGGTGGAAATAGGTTGAGGTGAATATGGAGcaggaaaaggaagaaaaaatTCACTGGCACCAGGTAAGaaatgttgatgatggcgtcgGGTTGCCCAAAATGACCGCCTGCCCGCGCGGAAATTATCCGGCATGAccgccatccatccctccttccctccctccctcaagAACGACGGATCCAAGAATTTGGCAGGTACCTCCTCGGGCACTCATTGGCCTAAGCTCCAAGGCTGGGGGGCTTGGAAAGGTTCTTCAGGGCCTTCCGGGGCTACGTAATGGCGGGGCAGTGCCCAGCCGTTGGGCAGGTTCACCATCCATGGATCATTATCTGAGGCCTCAATCGCAAACTTGGAGGACAATTTATCACATGAGAAACATGACGAATCGTTCTTGACGAGCTAGCCAATAAGACCAAAGGACTCCCGAAAAGAAGGTTTCCTTCAAGTTTCCAACGTTTCGTCCCATCCCCGTCAGGCCTTGCCACTTTGCCCCTCAACACCACTGCCTGAACTCCGCCGTGATGTTTACGTGTTGCCCAATTTACACGGCATCGTTTTGTCTGACTTGGCTCTGACTTGGCATCTCGCATAAGGAAAATGACGGCTTTCTTGCTtgattttttctttttatagacTGCAGAATTTTGGAAGAGGCTGTGTCGACACGATTGTTATTCAACTTGGAGCTTGTTGAGGATTGTTCACTGAAACATTGTTTCATTCATCACATGTTCTGTGGTGATTCAGAGATTCTTCTGCTCCCGAAACACCCTCTATCGGTACTTTTCGTACAACTCCATAACATCCATAATGCCAGAAATCTTGCAAACTTGATCATTACTTAGTTTGACTGAGTTAAGCTCATAACTACTGACTCGATTCGCTTGCTCATCGAGCCAATTCCCCAACATCAGCGAACGACAAGCAAACTCTAAGGTGAAGGGTCTGGCTGTGCAGGATCGGGCCAGGGTGACAATATTGCAAACACTATTGCGGACACCATAAGTTGCGCATTTTGCCGTGATCATGGAAGCGGGTAAAGATCATGAAGAGGTGATGTAGCCCTAGAACTTGTTCAGATGTAAATGTCTTTGCACCAGTCGCCTTGAGAGCATTCGCACGTCACCGCCCAACCTTCTATATAGTTAACAGTCAGCTGTGTGGGCATCATGATGCTACCCTTTGAAGACTTCAATAGGTATGTAGGTACTGCATAGTCTACCCCAGATGGTGAGTCAAGATGATTCGAGATGCACGCTCTTTAAGGCACGGGCTTCTCCTATAATTGGATCATATATAGGTCTCTACTAGTGGTGTTATCAGAGATATCGCCATGTATAAGCAATTTTGGGTGTGCCTGATCAGCAGGGGAAGGGTTCCGGTGTAATGGAAAGATAACGAGTTCCTGCAGCAGATAGGTTCTGAGTGAAGCTAAAGACGCAGCAACAGCTATGACTGAAACAAAGTCCTGGGTTTCCACACCCACCGGGATTCAGGGCCTTTTATATCCAGTTGTTCATCACTTGATCATAGTGCCAATGATCCGATTCGAAGGGTCGAGATCAAACAATATCATTCTTCTTGAAACTTGTGGCACATAAGGTGGTGGAAACGCGTCTGTCGTGACAGGGTTCAGCATGCAGAAGCTCTCCATGCTGCTTAAGTGATGCTGTCTGACATGCATCATGGAAAACCTCGCCGGCTGTCATATCTTCAGACGAAAGCCGCCGGACACCGAAGAATCTGTGCTttcagcatcatcaccacatcCTCGATTGGCTCGCTTCACGATGCCACGCTCAACAGACGCGCAATTTCCCGGAACCTGGAGCAGAGAAGACTGTGGGGTTGGATAAATCCGGTTGAGCGGTGAAGGGGTCCGGACCGCCTAGATGCATATTTCGCAAAAGTATTTTCTTGGTGGTTGCTGGCTGTCAATGAGGCCAGCCTCTTTCGCTCAGGTTGCTCAGCTTATTTGTCGTTTTCTACTGCAATGTGTCTTGACTCCTATTCACTGCCCGATGTGCCGGCTAACGACAAGCTATCATGGCCGAGACCGTCCTACTGAcacttcttcaacaccacccaGAGGGCTTACGGGCCGGAGCTCCGGCTAGTCATGGCGTGTGGTACAG
This region includes:
- a CDS encoding Cytochrome b5 heme-binding domain-containing protein produces the protein MGVIGISLIVASVVWVLVRPPSWIPSPLQILLRWRGSPPATITDSKTDPSTADADSGSDMGPSASPGPRVLVSLDHEVEPALRTRTDPADKPVDRTTRASSSDPDRLHQPLGQGLVASSSQQSQPAKHDTASMPPPPLPKIVSQPPPPTIAEPDEQTTPKATAVSDPPSLPVPTFSLDNAAPAPSSHPAPPRNPTVRGPAPSIAAPSLGPSMMPPPPRPGRLPPMPSSATPINRVSSSTSSSSGRLPSLAQFPAPNSAQRARGPVPNRGPASSGLAPPPTHSSKPSKPSRKVLLTPGHSPLDWARISGPNSDLRGVDPSTPYLRVTPSMLKVQTGRKGKDAWMALNGKVYNITPYADFHPGGVPELLRGAGRDGTKLFGEIHPWVNYETMLSACLVGLLVEESEGVESQMDGMD
- a CDS encoding J domain-containing protein translates to MVVDTAYYDTLGVQPTATELEIKKAYRKMAIVHHPDKNPNDPTAHEKFQAIGEAYQVLSDTDLRKAYDKFGKDSARPQEGFADPAEFFSSIFGGDAFVDWIGEISLMKDLTATMDITMQEEEEAAAAEAAAQAAEGDFPGTEEAKKESMKDQEKRAEEKKAAAAEEEAGPPPPPYSEAAADDKETKPTYTPPPAAAAGPSGTESPLPRSDANSPAPSSASRSRTQIPLRPALADKSHEDILLDEAAKGELTEEELKRKEKKKGLSKEQREQLAAYEKERARIRQERVDTLARKLQDRLSVWTETDKGNDVTKAFQEKMRLEVENLKMESFGIDILHAIGQTYVSKASTLLRSQKFLGIGGFFSRLRDKGTLVKETWNTISSAIDAQQTMEDMAKMEEKGGEDWTEEKRAEYERRVTGKILTAAWRGSKFEIQSVLREVCDSILNDKKVPLNKRLERAQALVLIGDIFMKAERSPEEEGDYLVFEQLVAEAAMKKEEDHKKKKERKHGKEKEPSSP